The Echinicola rosea genome has a segment encoding these proteins:
- a CDS encoding type 1 glutamine amidotransferase domain-containing protein: MKDLKNRKVAILSTDGFEESELTSPKNALEESGATVHIISLEEGRIRGWKDGNWSLDIGVDHTLDAVYEDDYDGLVLPGGVINPDKLRRNEKAVAFVRSFFRNHKPVAAICHGPQILIDADVVGGRKLTSFHSIKKDLENAGAKWFDEEVVVDQGLVTSRSPNDLPAFNRKLVEEVYEGRHANQTL, encoded by the coding sequence ATGAAAGATTTAAAAAACAGAAAAGTAGCCATACTATCCACAGACGGCTTTGAAGAGTCCGAACTTACCAGTCCGAAAAATGCGTTGGAAGAAAGTGGCGCGACCGTACATATCATTTCCTTGGAAGAAGGAAGGATCAGGGGCTGGAAAGACGGTAACTGGAGTTTGGATATTGGAGTAGACCACACATTGGATGCTGTCTATGAGGACGATTATGATGGCTTGGTTTTGCCAGGCGGTGTGATCAATCCCGACAAACTCCGTCGAAACGAAAAGGCAGTTGCTTTCGTGAGATCCTTTTTCAGGAACCACAAACCTGTTGCTGCCATTTGTCACGGACCGCAAATCCTGATTGATGCGGACGTGGTAGGTGGAAGGAAACTGACATCCTTTCATTCCATCAAAAAAGATTTGGAAAATGCTGGTGCCAAATGGTTTGATGAAGAAGTGGTCGTAGATCAGGGACTGGTTACCTCCAGAAGTCCTAATGATTTGCCTGCTTTTAATCGTAAGCTAGTGGAAGAAGTTTATGAAGGCAGGCATGCCAACCAAACCTTATAA